TTGTAAGCACCAGAGTCAATTTTGCTGCGACCAAAATCAAAGGCTGTTGCTCCTTTCTTTTGAGCTTCACACATGAGTTGGTAGTACATGAAATCATTACTTTTCAAATGCCTTGCTTCTGTAATACCACCACCATAATAGGGAAGTACTTGGTTTTTATAGTAAAAGCTTAAGACGCTGGATACCGGTGTATTTTCACTGTCTCTGATCACCAAGGTTTCGCAACGTTCGCCAAAAGTCTGTTTTAATTCATGAAAAAGTTTTTGATGAAAAACTGGTGTACCTAGGTTTCTAACGGATTCCGCATAGACTTGATAGCAGAGGTTGGGATCATTACTGAGATCTGCGTGTAAGCTATTTTTATGTGATTGGCGAATCACAGCGCGTTGCTTACGCTTTACGCCAGAGAGGATAGCATCAGGGTCAGAGGCGAGTTCGCATGAGAATGTGGCGTGATGGCAATGTGATTGCCATGGGCTGTTACACTCTTTTTCTTCTTTATCTCTTAATTCAATGTAGTCGACATTGAGTGAACAGCCGAGTTCATAGGCGGCTTGTTCTAATGCTTTTCTTATGGTGTCGTTATCGGCAATTACTCCGCCGTAAACGCAGAAGGGAGTAGAAATAAGTGCATGACCGAAAAGTCGACTTTTTTGCTCAAAAAGCGGTAAAACACCAACAAGTTGATCATTATCTTCAGCCAATAAATAGTGATGCTTATGCCCAAACACTTTGCTTATTACATGCTGCCAACCTGTTAGGTGGAAAAAGCTACCATCGTTATGATTATCAACGTAGCTGTCCCAGGCTGAAAAGTCGCTGTGTGCTATCTTCCTGATTGCTAGGTTCTTCATCATTTACTAATCCATGTAGTTGATAAGTGTTGAACATAGTGTCCCAATTAAAGTCACTGAGAAGTTGGTGAATACGCGGTTCCATCCGTGGGAGATTTAAGTAATGACGAACACGAGACTTCATCGAAATACCGCGCATCTTGGGCTGTTCAGGATCAATTTCCCAAGGATGAAAATAAAAACTAAACGGCTGTTGAGTTTGTTGCTTAAAACGCTGAATAAAGTAGCGACTGAGGGCGTAAGGGTAGAGTCGAAAATACCCACCTCCGCCAATAGGAACATTACGGTTAAAGACTTCAAGCGTAGGAATTGGAATTTCGACTATCCCTTCTTGCCTTAAATGCTTAAACCTAGGCCATTCTGGCGTACCATAAATATCGTGTTTAACAGGGTAAGTGCTACTGGTGTAGATAAACCCAGCTTGGTAGAGCGTTTCAAATGCCCAAGTGTTCTTTTGTCCGATTGAAAAGCTAGGAGCGCGGTAACCGTTTATGCGTACGCCAGATTGATCTTCTAACAAGTGCTTACTTCGGATTATGTCTTGCTTGAAGGTTTCTTGCGTTTGTTTATTGGCGTGTTGGTGAGAGAATCCGTGGCTTGCAAGTTCATGCCCACCAGCCACAATCGCCCGTGATAGAGTAGGGCAGGCTTCTGCAACCCAGCCTAAAACAAAGAAAGTGGCTTTTACATTGTGTTGCTCAAGGATATTTAGAATATGGTGAGTGTTTTTCTCAACACGTAAAGGGTACTTATTACCCCAATCAGTTCGCTTAACGACGGATGAAAAAGCTTCAACATGAAAATAATCTTCCACATCAATCGTTAACGCATTGGCTTGCGTTAAATTGGTATTGTTCGATGCTTTCATGTAAGTCCCTCTAGAATAAGCTCTGGAATATCAAGAACTAACGTCCTTTGCCAAATAGCACTATTTCAGAAGTGCGTACAAGTATTAGTAAATCAAGAACAAAACTACGATGCTTAATGTAGTAAAGGTCGAATTTTAACTTTTCGATCGCATCTTCTTTACCGCTACCATATGGGTATTTAAGTTGCGCCCACCCGGTTAAGCCGGGTTTCACGTTATGGCGGTGGTTATAGTAAGGGATCGACTCTTCGAACTGCTCCGAAAACTGAGGACGCTCAGGGCGTGGGCCAACAAAGCACATATCACCACGAAATACGTTAAATAACTGAGGTAGCTCATCAATACGATATTTGCGCAAGTAATAACCGACT
The nucleotide sequence above comes from Photobacterium swingsii. Encoded proteins:
- a CDS encoding FemAB family XrtA/PEP-CTERM system-associated protein, whose protein sequence is MMKNLAIRKIAHSDFSAWDSYVDNHNDGSFFHLTGWQHVISKVFGHKHHYLLAEDNDQLVGVLPLFEQKSRLFGHALISTPFCVYGGVIADNDTIRKALEQAAYELGCSLNVDYIELRDKEEKECNSPWQSHCHHATFSCELASDPDAILSGVKRKQRAVIRQSHKNSLHADLSNDPNLCYQVYAESVRNLGTPVFHQKLFHELKQTFGERCETLVIRDSENTPVSSVLSFYYKNQVLPYYGGGITEARHLKSNDFMYYQLMCEAQKKGATAFDFGRSKIDSGAYKYKRHWGMDEKPLHYRTALVKAKSLPNLSPNNPKYRFFIQAWQKLPLGISRQLGPMLSKYLG
- a CDS encoding XrtA system polysaccharide deacetylase, with the protein product MKASNNTNLTQANALTIDVEDYFHVEAFSSVVKRTDWGNKYPLRVEKNTHHILNILEQHNVKATFFVLGWVAEACPTLSRAIVAGGHELASHGFSHQHANKQTQETFKQDIIRSKHLLEDQSGVRINGYRAPSFSIGQKNTWAFETLYQAGFIYTSSTYPVKHDIYGTPEWPRFKHLRQEGIVEIPIPTLEVFNRNVPIGGGGYFRLYPYALSRYFIQRFKQQTQQPFSFYFHPWEIDPEQPKMRGISMKSRVRHYLNLPRMEPRIHQLLSDFNWDTMFNTYQLHGLVNDEEPSNQEDSTQRLFSLGQLR